In Streptomyces nojiriensis, one genomic interval encodes:
- a CDS encoding ATP-binding protein has translation MIRQLIRSYILLVAVAILLFTVPVAFTLTAQLRDDTEAFVKREATTMALLLGNGNASSCQALEEVVRAYEQETHDRVEVTVTDSCAPDIPAPASDAVLTRALKDGEATTDWGSDLIWGRDLVITVPAKDRGRIVGAVRIVYSTGNLTHRLWTIWGFRAGLAVAVLGVAALIGAVVARRLTRPLRQLNDVASRFSDGDLSARSPEEGPQETRTLARTLNQAGERLDTLIASQRIFVADASHQLRTPLTALRLSLDNIADGVDDEFVHEDVELATAEVVRMSRLVNGLLVLARAEAKVSAAEPLPLRDIVEERLSVWRPAADERGVTIAFGEGADGRPAVLASPGHLDQVLDNVLSNALEVSPDGGTITVRIDLRGAEAVLSVLDEGPGMSDAEKSRAFDRFWRGQGLTGRSGSGLGLAVVKQLVTDDGGTVTLQDAPGSGLWVVITLRASSRSGG, from the coding sequence ATGATCCGCCAGCTGATCCGCAGCTACATCCTGCTCGTCGCCGTGGCGATCCTGCTGTTCACCGTGCCGGTGGCCTTCACGCTCACCGCGCAGCTGCGCGACGACACCGAGGCGTTCGTCAAGCGCGAGGCGACCACCATGGCGCTGCTGCTGGGCAACGGCAACGCCAGCTCCTGCCAGGCGCTGGAGGAGGTGGTGCGGGCGTACGAGCAGGAGACCCACGACCGGGTGGAGGTCACCGTCACCGACAGCTGCGCACCGGACATTCCCGCGCCGGCCTCCGACGCGGTGCTGACCCGGGCGCTGAAGGACGGGGAGGCGACGACCGACTGGGGTTCGGACCTCATCTGGGGCCGCGACCTGGTGATCACCGTCCCGGCGAAGGACCGGGGCCGGATCGTCGGCGCCGTCCGCATCGTCTATTCGACCGGCAACCTCACCCACCGGCTCTGGACGATCTGGGGCTTCCGGGCCGGCCTCGCGGTGGCGGTGCTCGGCGTGGCGGCGCTGATCGGCGCGGTGGTGGCCCGTCGGCTGACGCGTCCGCTGCGCCAACTCAACGACGTGGCCAGCAGGTTCAGTGACGGAGACCTGTCCGCGCGCTCCCCGGAGGAGGGCCCGCAGGAGACCCGGACCCTGGCCCGCACCCTCAACCAGGCGGGTGAGCGGCTGGACACGCTGATCGCCTCGCAGCGCATCTTCGTCGCCGACGCCTCCCACCAACTGCGCACGCCGCTGACGGCGTTGCGCCTGTCGCTGGACAACATCGCGGACGGCGTCGACGACGAGTTCGTGCACGAGGACGTGGAGCTGGCGACCGCCGAGGTCGTCCGGATGAGCCGCCTGGTCAACGGCCTGCTGGTACTGGCCCGGGCGGAGGCCAAGGTGTCCGCGGCGGAGCCGCTGCCGCTCAGGGACATCGTGGAGGAACGGCTGTCGGTGTGGAGGCCGGCCGCCGACGAGCGCGGCGTCACCATCGCGTTCGGGGAGGGCGCCGACGGCCGGCCGGCCGTGCTGGCCAGCCCCGGTCATCTGGACCAGGTGCTGGACAACGTGCTCTCCAACGCGCTGGAGGTCTCACCGGACGGCGGCACGATCACCGTCCGGATCGACCTCCGGGGTGCCGAGGCCGTGCTCTCCGTCCTCGACGAGGGACCCGGCATGTCGGACGCGGAGAAGTCCCGCGCCTTCGACCGGTTCTGGCGCGGTCAGGGCCTGACCGGGCGCTCCGGTTCGGGCCTCGGCCTCGCCGTCGTCAAGCAGCTGGTGACGGACGACGGCGGCACGGTGACCCTGCAGGACGCTCCCGGATCCGGTCTGTGG
- a CDS encoding response regulator transcription factor: MRVLLVEDDEPVAESLLRGLSRYGFDVEWVTTGGAALGHEGPYDVVLLDLGLPDTDGLDVCRALRGRSAVPIIVISARSDETDRVVGLELGADDYVSKPFGVREVIARIRAVMRRVRPRTPSSPESTPDRYGARLTIDRRAARVRLDGQEVALAPKEYDLLAFLTEEPGALMSREQIMEAVWDANWFGPTKTLDVHVAALRRKLAGAITIEAVRGVGFRLEAGKGADDAAS, encoded by the coding sequence GTGCGCGTACTTCTGGTGGAAGACGATGAGCCGGTCGCAGAGTCCCTGCTCCGCGGGCTGAGCCGCTACGGCTTCGACGTCGAGTGGGTCACCACGGGCGGCGCGGCGCTGGGCCACGAGGGTCCGTACGACGTCGTCCTCCTCGATCTCGGGTTGCCCGACACCGACGGCCTCGACGTGTGCAGGGCGCTGCGAGGGCGCAGTGCCGTGCCCATCATCGTGATCAGTGCCCGCAGCGACGAGACGGACCGGGTGGTCGGCCTGGAGCTGGGCGCCGACGACTACGTGTCCAAGCCGTTCGGGGTCCGGGAGGTCATCGCCCGCATACGCGCGGTGATGCGGCGCGTACGGCCCCGCACCCCGTCGTCGCCGGAGAGCACCCCCGACCGGTACGGCGCCCGGCTCACCATCGACCGCAGGGCCGCCCGCGTCCGGCTGGACGGCCAGGAGGTGGCGCTCGCCCCCAAGGAGTACGACCTGCTCGCCTTCCTCACCGAGGAGCCCGGCGCGCTGATGTCCCGTGAGCAGATCATGGAAGCCGTCTGGGACGCGAACTGGTTCGGGCCGACCAAGACGCTGGACGTGCACGTGGCGGCGCTGCGGCGCAAACTCGCCGGGGCGATCACCATCGAGGCGGTACGGGGGGTCGGCTTCCGGCTCGAGGCCGGCAAGGGCGCGGACGACGCCGCTTCATGA
- a CDS encoding PhzF family phenazine biosynthesis protein, giving the protein MRIRIVDAFTDRPFHGNPAAVLLLDAAFPPDAWLQQVACEMNLSETAFAHPLPPGGDADWALRWFTPAAEVDMCGHATLATAHVLATSGLATGLIRFSARCGVLTAETAEDGTVTMDFPTSSLTPVAPPAAVDHALGGPPILSVHDTADHIGDLLVELADEKTVRELEPDHAALRAFARRGVIVTAPAEDPSLGYDFVSRGFFPAFGIDEDPVTGSAHTALAPFWAERLGRTELTGLQGGARRGLVRVTLEGDRTLLTGRAVTVVDGELIASPPGAGQEG; this is encoded by the coding sequence ATGCGCATCCGAATCGTCGACGCCTTCACCGACCGCCCCTTCCACGGGAACCCGGCGGCAGTCCTGCTCCTCGACGCCGCGTTCCCCCCGGACGCCTGGCTCCAGCAGGTCGCCTGCGAGATGAACCTCTCCGAGACCGCGTTCGCCCACCCCCTGCCGCCCGGCGGGGACGCCGACTGGGCGCTTCGCTGGTTCACCCCGGCCGCCGAAGTGGACATGTGCGGCCACGCCACCCTGGCCACCGCGCACGTACTGGCCACCAGCGGGCTCGCCACGGGACTGATCCGCTTCTCCGCGCGCTGCGGCGTCCTCACGGCCGAGACGGCCGAGGACGGCACGGTCACCATGGACTTCCCGACGTCCTCACTGACCCCGGTGGCGCCGCCGGCCGCCGTGGACCACGCGCTCGGCGGTCCCCCGATCCTCTCCGTGCACGACACCGCCGACCACATCGGTGACCTCCTCGTCGAGCTCGCCGACGAGAAGACCGTGCGCGAGCTGGAGCCGGACCACGCCGCCCTGCGCGCCTTCGCCCGGCGTGGGGTGATCGTCACCGCGCCCGCCGAGGATCCCTCCCTTGGGTACGACTTCGTCTCCCGCGGCTTCTTCCCCGCCTTCGGCATCGACGAGGACCCGGTCACCGGCAGCGCCCACACCGCGCTCGCCCCGTTCTGGGCGGAACGCCTGGGCCGCACCGAACTGACCGGCCTCCAGGGCGGTGCGCGCCGCGGGCTCGTACGGGTGACCCTGGAGGGCGATCGCACCCTGCTGACCGGCCGGGCCGTCACGGTCGTCGACGGCGAGCTCATCGCGTCCCCGCCCGGGGCCGGACAGGAGGGGTAA
- a CDS encoding CPBP family intramembrane glutamic endopeptidase: MGWSQRDGRTESGVRTEPEPVFVELDEDGRRSLLRTETLLVLALSLGASGVSALISFIGSLTKPGGLKDQAATLNGSYAPGRPWLDLAWQLFGIASALVPVLLVAHLLTREGAPGLRVLGFDRTRPWWDLGRGALVAAGIGSAGLAFYLGARATGFNLTVVPEALPDVWWKFPVLILSALQNAVVEEIIVLAYLLRRLGQLGWSPVAALLASSALRGSYHLYQGIGGFIGNMVMGVVFVLAYRRWGRVGPLVVAHALLDIVAFGGYALLAGKVGWLPTP; the protein is encoded by the coding sequence ATGGGGTGGTCGCAACGGGATGGCAGGACGGAGTCGGGCGTGCGGACGGAGCCGGAGCCGGTGTTCGTGGAACTGGACGAGGACGGACGGCGGAGCCTGCTGCGCACCGAGACGCTGCTCGTCCTCGCGCTGTCGCTGGGCGCGAGCGGGGTCTCGGCGCTGATCAGCTTCATCGGCTCGCTCACCAAGCCCGGCGGGCTCAAGGACCAGGCGGCCACCCTCAACGGCTCCTACGCCCCGGGCCGGCCCTGGCTGGACCTCGCCTGGCAGCTCTTCGGCATCGCCAGCGCCCTGGTACCCGTACTGCTGGTCGCGCACCTGCTGACCCGCGAGGGCGCCCCCGGGCTGCGGGTGCTGGGCTTCGACCGCACCCGGCCCTGGTGGGACCTGGGCCGGGGCGCCCTCGTCGCGGCCGGGATCGGCAGCGCCGGGCTGGCCTTCTACCTGGGCGCCCGGGCCACCGGATTCAACCTCACGGTGGTGCCGGAGGCGCTGCCCGACGTGTGGTGGAAGTTCCCCGTACTGATCCTCTCCGCGCTGCAGAACGCCGTGGTGGAGGAAATCATCGTGCTGGCCTACCTGCTGCGCCGGCTCGGCCAGCTGGGCTGGTCGCCCGTGGCCGCGCTGCTGGCCAGCTCGGCGCTGCGCGGCTCATACCACCTCTACCAGGGCATCGGCGGCTTCATCGGCAACATGGTGATGGGCGTCGTCTTCGTCCTCGCCTACCGGCGCTGGGGCCGGGTGGGACCGCTCGTCGTCGCGCACGCGCTCCTCGACATCGTCGCCTTCGGCGGGTACGCCCTGCTCGCGGGCAAGGTGGGCTGGCTGCCGACCCCGTGA
- a CDS encoding glutamate-cysteine ligase family protein — protein MGEKVVAGGFDLSDRQRYRRKLHECLEGLERLLAEKRFDRPKNMMGLEIELNLAGADGLPRMVNAQVLERIASPDFQTELGMFNLEVNVLPHRLGGRVFDRLAEELSAGLGYAHRQAAEIDAGVVMIGILPTISRADLVAANLSAVDRYSLLNEQILMMRGEDFTLDIDGVERLIWTSGSIVPEAACTSVQLHLQVTPARFSAVWNAAQAVAAAQIAVGANSPFLFGRELWRESRPPLFTQATDTRPPELQAQGVRPRTWFGERWVDSAYELFAENVRYFPSLLPICDEEEPLRVLTEGGVPGLQELVLHNGTVYRWNRPVYGVADGVPHLRVENRVLPAGPTVADVVANAAFYYGLVRTLADEPRPVWTRLPFAEAEANFDAACRYGIDARLRWPRRGRAGGLASVPAVRLVLDELLPMAAAGLDAWGIEPADRDNYLGIIEERCRRRVNGATWQVDTYHRALAAGLERDEALAATTRRYSELMHKGDPVHTWPVGLPEEVTASLPVVR, from the coding sequence ATGGGGGAGAAGGTCGTGGCGGGCGGATTCGACCTGTCCGATCGGCAGCGGTATCGAAGGAAGCTCCACGAGTGTCTGGAGGGACTGGAGCGGCTCCTGGCGGAGAAGAGGTTCGATCGCCCGAAGAACATGATGGGACTGGAGATCGAGCTGAATCTCGCGGGCGCCGACGGGTTGCCGAGAATGGTGAATGCACAGGTGCTGGAGCGGATTGCGAGCCCCGATTTCCAGACCGAACTGGGAATGTTCAATCTGGAGGTGAACGTCCTTCCGCACCGACTCGGCGGCCGGGTATTCGACCGGCTCGCCGAGGAACTCAGCGCGGGGCTGGGCTATGCCCACCGGCAGGCCGCGGAGATCGACGCCGGCGTGGTGATGATCGGTATTCTGCCGACGATCTCCCGCGCGGACCTGGTCGCCGCGAACCTGTCGGCGGTGGACCGCTACTCGCTGCTCAACGAGCAGATCCTGATGATGCGCGGGGAGGACTTCACACTCGACATCGACGGGGTCGAACGGCTGATCTGGACCTCCGGGTCGATCGTGCCGGAGGCCGCCTGCACCTCCGTGCAACTGCACCTGCAGGTGACCCCGGCCCGGTTCTCGGCGGTGTGGAACGCGGCGCAGGCGGTGGCCGCGGCGCAGATAGCCGTCGGCGCCAACTCGCCCTTCCTGTTCGGGCGCGAGCTGTGGCGGGAGTCGCGGCCGCCGCTGTTCACGCAGGCCACCGACACCCGGCCGCCGGAGCTCCAGGCGCAGGGCGTGCGGCCGCGCACCTGGTTCGGGGAGCGGTGGGTGGACTCGGCGTACGAGCTCTTCGCCGAGAACGTCCGCTACTTCCCCTCCCTGCTGCCGATATGCGACGAGGAGGAGCCCCTGCGGGTGCTCACCGAGGGCGGGGTACCGGGGCTGCAGGAGCTGGTCCTGCACAACGGCACCGTCTACCGGTGGAACCGGCCCGTGTACGGGGTCGCCGACGGGGTGCCGCACCTGCGGGTGGAGAACCGGGTGCTGCCGGCCGGGCCGACGGTCGCCGATGTCGTCGCCAACGCCGCCTTCTACTACGGGCTCGTACGCACCCTCGCGGACGAGCCGCGTCCGGTGTGGACCCGGCTGCCCTTCGCCGAGGCGGAGGCGAACTTCGACGCGGCCTGCCGGTACGGGATCGACGCGCGGCTGCGGTGGCCGCGCCGCGGCCGGGCCGGGGGGCTGGCGAGCGTGCCCGCCGTACGGCTGGTCCTGGACGAGCTGCTGCCGATGGCGGCGGCGGGGCTGGACGCCTGGGGGATCGAGCCCGCCGACCGGGACAACTACCTCGGCATCATCGAGGAGCGCTGCCGGCGCCGGGTGAACGGGGCGACCTGGCAGGTGGACACCTACCACCGGGCGCTCGCCGCCGGACTGGAGCGGGACGAGGCGCTGGCCGCGACGACCCGCAGGTACAGCGAGCTGATGCACAAGGGCGATCCGGTCCACACCTGGCCGGTGGGGCTGCCGGAGGAGGTGACCGCCTCGCTGCCCGTCGTGCGCTGA